In Triticum urartu cultivar G1812 chromosome 6, Tu2.1, whole genome shotgun sequence, the following proteins share a genomic window:
- the LOC125517641 gene encoding uncharacterized protein LOC125517641, with the protein MADRGSNSTLDAAATGEAGTLDSLDRRAPAPATRDPVPTPAPVLGEFGSDSAPRVVEMMERLRLTAIEAQPVLVDDEDEVDQVDPGRALVGKVLSPNVLHINTIPSAMRPAWGNPQGLLFHPAGDNLFVAEFATPADRARVLEGSPWMVGRHAVLFKDFDAEIQPTQMIFDRLTIWARIMALPPRLMKSKLGMEFAKSIGKIVRVESDADGRCWGPYMRVRAEVLVQEPVVRYVTVTSAKTKSTETYSVMYERLPFFCFSCGLLGHSSMLCPTPGVRDENGELPYAAMKVCVPDDQPKRSGGSKSSFASSSSGFFQRTSGQKTFTAGTRISNPSSQANNVAKNDVVDETEVSSPAKGGPGRGSSSRGRGRASSARGRGRGKIGGSGKELFPVSKSKKGMSGQKRKTAKDTPGQLSEGTTCSEINQLAIVLSGNSVGAAPPLEMIGDIESDKKQRTSPTRSADPAVAAEQHRQMQ; encoded by the coding sequence ATGGCAGACCGAGGCTCGAATTCCACCCTTGATGCGGCGGCTACTGGAGAGGCTGGGACCCTGGACTCCTTGGATCGACGCGCCCCCGCGCCTGCAACAAGGGATCCGGTGCCGACCCCCGCCCCGGTGCTCGGGGAGTTTGGTTCTGATTCTGCCCCTCGTGTGGTGGAGATGATGGAGCGCCTCCGTCTGACGGCGATTGAGGCGCAACCGGTCTTGGTGGATGATGAAGATGAGGTGGATCAGGTGGATCCGGGTCGTGCGCTGGTGGGGAAGGTGCTCTCCCCCAACGTCCTCCACATCAACACCATCCCATCGGCAATGAGGCCGGCGTGGGGAAATCCCCAAGGCTTGCTGTTCCATCCAGCAGGAGATAACCTGTTTGTGGCGGAGTTCGCCACCCCTGCAGACCGTGCTCGTGTTCTGGAAGGCTCGCCATGGATGGTGGGTCGCCATGCTGTCCTTTTCAAGGATTTTGATGCTGAAATTCAACCGACTCAGATGATCTTTGATCGACTGACCATATGGGCACGAATTATGGCCCTGCCTCCAAGACTGATGAAATCCAAGCTTGGTATGGAATTTGCAAAGTCGATTGGCAAGATTGTGCGTGTGGAGTCGGATGCCGATGGTCGCTGTTGGGGCCCCTACATGAGGGTTCGGGCCGAGGTTTTGGTTCAGGAACCAGTGGTAAGGTATGTTACTGTAACATCTGCCAAAACGAAGAGCACCGAAACATATTCAGTCATGTACGAGCGACTACCTTTCTTCTGCTTTTCATGTGGCCTGTTAGGTCACTCGTCGATGTTGTGCCCAACTCCGGGCGTCCGTGATGAAAATGGAGAGCTCCCCTATGCTGCCATGAAAGTGTGTGTTCCTGATGATCAACCAAAGCGGTCGGGGGGCTCAAAGTCCAGTTTTGCTTCTTCCTCGTCCGGCTTTTTTCAGAGAACCTCGGGACAGAAGACCTTTACTGCTGGTACTAGAATTTCTAATCCTAGCAGTCAAGCCAATAATGTTGCCAAGAATGATGTGGTCGATGAGACAGAGGTTTCCTCCCCAGCTAAGGGTGGTCCTGGCCGTGGTAGCTCATCCCGTGGAAGGGGGCGTGCCAGTTCTGCCCGTGGTCGTGGCCGAGGGAAGATTGGGGGCTCGGGCAAGGAATTGTTCCCGGTCTCTAAGTCAAAGAAAGGTATGTCCGGACAGAAACGCAAAACTGCTAAAGACACACCTGGTCAGCTCTCTGAAGGTACTACTTGCTCTGAAATCAATCAGCTTGCTATTGTTCTATCTGGCAATTCTGTTGGAGCTGCTCCTCCACTTGAAATGATTGGAGATATTGAGTCAGATAAGAAACAAAGGACTTCTCCTACCCGATCGGCGGATCCGGCGGTGGCTGCGGAGCAGCACCGCCAGATGCAATGA